The region CACATAAGGCGTTTTCACGAGCTATTCTTTACACTCTCGCCTGATAAGGCGGCTATTGAGAGTAATATGCAAAGAGCGTTTAACCTTTCTGATAAAACAGCTTTTGACTACTATAAAGATCTACTTGAAAAAGGATATTACAGCCGGGTAATTTCAGGTAATATCCAGCAAAGGGTAGAGGTGGATAGCATCAAGATAGACTTTAACGCCTATCCTTATAAAACGACTACTTACACGACTCAGTATATCATACGAGCAAGTAATATTACTAAGCGAAGCCTAGTGACAAGCGCTCAGCTTATCTCGGCTGTACGGTCTGATAATAACCCACAAGGGTTTACAATCGAAAAATTCACTGTTTTAGAAAACAAGGATATAGAAGTTATCAAACGCTAAAAAACTTAAAATGAAAAGATTCAAACTTCTAAGAGATAGTTATTCCGGTAAGCTTCACGCTTACTGGAGTAATCTAACAGTATCCAAACAGCGAGTTTGGTTAATCGGAATCTTCACGCTCTACACTCTTATTTGCCTATTTGTAGTAAAGGCAAGTTTAACCTCTAACCCTATAATAAATGCAAAACAAAAACAAAAGAGTATAAGAGCAGTGAATTATTTGCTAGAAAAGCAAAAGGATAAAACTACGTATCACCATTTAAATCAACAGTTATGAATACTACTGAAATAAATAAAAAACAAGAAATAGAAAAAGTACCTAAGACAGCCACGGTATTAAACACTATAATCACTAAATACAAAAAGCATCTTGTATTTGGGGTAATGGGATTAGTGTTTATAGGAGCGATGTATCTACTTTTTAAACCTGAAGATAAACAGCTTATCATTCAAAACGATTCTGTCCCAGAGGCAACAACAAGCGCTATGCCAACAGATAAGGTAAAGGCGTATGAAAAAGAGCTTTGGGAACAGAAAAAGCAAGAAAATGAAAACGAGGTTCACTCCCTAGCTGATTACTGGAATAATGAAACGGAACCAAATAACAGTCCTACTTATTACAACGATAATAAGGAACCTGCTTCTATGCCTTATCAAAGATCGTATGAGAACTACAAGCAAAGTCAAGATGTGCTAAGTAGTTTTTATGATAACTCTGATAATAAGGAAACAGATAAGCTGAAAAAACAAATAGAAGAGTTAGAGCAAAGATTAGAAGCTAAAGACACTCCAATGCCTATTACAATGGATAATCAGTTAGAGCTGATGGAAAAGTCTTTTCAGATGGCTGCAAAGTACTTACCAGGTGGTCCAACTCAAAATGAAGCAACTCTCTCAAGTAAAACAGAAACTACAAAAGTCATTTCAAGTAAAAAGCAAACTATTGCAGTAGTTCAAAGCACAGATAAAAACATTGTTTCATCTCTTGTAAAACCAGTTAGCTTACAAGAGTTATTACCAATAGAATTTCAACAAGATCAGTCCTTTTATACCGCTGAAGGAGAGAACCTCTCTCAAACTCGAAAAAACAGTATAAGAGCGAGTATCAAAGAGGATCAAGTTATTATAAACGAAGGCTACATTAAACTTAGACTCTTAGAAAGCATTACAATTAGTGGAGCACTCTTACCTAAAGAAAGCACCCTGATTGCTAAGGTAAAGGTAAACAGTGGAAGATTAGATATAAGCGTAAACTCTATTAAGATAGAACAGAGTATTATACCAACAGAGCTTATTGGTTATGATAATTACGGACAAAAAGGACTTGAGGTATTAGACCTTCAAGAGATAAGCGCCTCAAAAGAAATCATCGCTAATATGGGGCAGACAGCAGGAACGAGTATCTCAATGACAAAATCTGCAA is a window of Myroides oncorhynchi DNA encoding:
- the traK gene encoding conjugative transposon protein TraK gives rise to the protein MEFKSLRNIENSFKQIRLYAIVFASVCLLVVAFTIYKSYDFAKEQREKIYVLDKGKSLMLALSQDASINRPVEAKEHIRRFHELFFTLSPDKAAIESNMQRAFNLSDKTAFDYYKDLLEKGYYSRVISGNIQQRVEVDSIKIDFNAYPYKTTTYTTQYIIRASNITKRSLVTSAQLISAVRSDNNPQGFTIEKFTVLENKDIEVIKR
- the traM gene encoding conjugative transposon protein TraM — its product is MNTTEINKKQEIEKVPKTATVLNTIITKYKKHLVFGVMGLVFIGAMYLLFKPEDKQLIIQNDSVPEATTSAMPTDKVKAYEKELWEQKKQENENEVHSLADYWNNETEPNNSPTYYNDNKEPASMPYQRSYENYKQSQDVLSSFYDNSDNKETDKLKKQIEELEQRLEAKDTPMPITMDNQLELMEKSFQMAAKYLPGGPTQNEATLSSKTETTKVISSKKQTIAVVQSTDKNIVSSLVKPVSLQELLPIEFQQDQSFYTAEGENLSQTRKNSIRASIKEDQVIINEGYIKLRLLESITISGALLPKESTLIAKVKVNSGRLDISVNSIKIEQSIIPTELIGYDNYGQKGLEVLDLQEISASKEIIANMGQTAGTSISMTKSATDQITGDLTKGFIQGVSGYFSKKVKAQRVTLKQGQQLFLVSKE